One stretch of Halichoerus grypus chromosome 8, mHalGry1.hap1.1, whole genome shotgun sequence DNA includes these proteins:
- the SALL2 gene encoding sal-like protein 2 isoform X1 encodes MSRRKQRKPQQLISDCEGPSASENGDASEEDHPQVCAKCCAQFTDPTEFLAHQNACSTDPPVMVIIGGQENPNNSSTSSESRAEGQNSSQVMEVEHSNPPDSGSSVPTDPSWGPERRVEESAGHFLVAATGTAAGGGGGLILASPKLGATPLPPESTPAPPPPPPPPPPPGVGSGHLNIPLILEELRVLQQRQIHQMQMTEQICRQVLLLGSLGQTVGTPASPSELPGTGTASSTKPLLPLFSPIKPVQTSKTLAPSSSSSSSSSGAETPKQAFFHLYHPLGSQHPFSAGGVGRSHKPTPAPSPALPGGTDQLMASPHLAFPGTTGLLAAQCLGAARGLEATASPGLLKPKNGSGELGYGEVMGPLEKPGGRHKCRFCAKVFGSDSALQIHLRSHTGERPYKCNVCGNRFTTRGNLKVHFHRHREKYPHVQMNPHPVPEHLDYVITSSGLPYGMSVPPEKAEEEVAVPGGGVERKPLVASAAALSATESLTLLSTGAGAAAAPALPAFNKFVLMKAVEPKSKADENTPPGSEGSAITGVAESGTAARMQLSKLVTSLPSWALLTNHFKSTGSFPFPYVLEPLGASPSETSKLQQLVEKIDRQGAVAVASSASGAPTASAPATSSAASSGPNQCVICLRVLSCPRALRLHYGQHGGERPFKCKVCGRAFSTRGNLRAHFVGHKASPAARAQNSCPICQKKFTNAVTLQQHVRMHLGGQIPNGGTTLSEGGGAAPENGAEQPTVSGPGSFPQQPSQQPSPEEELSEEEEEDEEEEEDVTDEDSLAGRGSESGGEKAISVRGDSEEASGAEEEVGTVGTTAAAAAAAAVATAGKEMESNEKVIQQPSLPPPPPPPPPPANSLDQTQPMEQGGGDVAGGMEAGARAERSSSPTAALSREGEGSGSASVELSMQEAMRKEPGESSSRKACEVCGQSFATQAALEEHQKTHPKEGPLFTCVFCRQSFLERAILKKHMLLAHHQVHLSTHIWNCSPARRGRQLSLEGPVPLLSGDQVNLQDFLSQDIPVQLVRVGPLSFWNQYTAFLSSDLPTKPRSSSSASTTTLGLAPPVLFGLGTVAGNVPPAMGSREAKEKRAPLFLFRSPASRAVPKKPTIEEK; translated from the exons GTGATGCTAGCGAGGAGGACCACCCCCAAGTCTGTGCCAAGTGCTGCGCACAATTCACTGACCCAACTGAATTCCTCGCCCACCAGAATGCATGTTCTACTGACCCCCCTGTAATGGTGATAATTGGGGGCCAGGAGAACCCCAACAACTCTTCGACCTCTTCTGAATCCCGGGCGGAGGGCCAAAATAGTTCCCAGGTCATGGAGGTAGAGCACAGCAACCCCCCGGATTCTGGGTCTTCAGTGCCCACAGATCCCTCCTGGGGCCCAGAGCGGAGAGTAGAGGAGTCTGCGGGGCACTTCCTGGTGGCTGCCACAGGTACAGCagctgggggaggcgggggccTGATCTTGGCGAGTCCCAAGCTGGGCGCAACCCCATTACCTCCAGAATCTACCCCTGCacccccccctcctcctcctccacctccgcCCCCAGGGGTAGGCAGCGGCCACTTGAACATCCCTCTGATCTTGGAAGAGCTCCGGGTGCTGCAGCAGCGCCAGATCCACCAGATGCAGATGACTGAGCAAATCTGCCGCCAGGTGCTGCTGCTTGGCTCCTTAGGCCAGACAGTGGGCACCCCTGCCAGTCCCTCAGAGTTACCTGGGACGGGGACTGCCTCCTCCACCAAGCCCCTGCTTCCCCTCTTCAGCCCCATCAAGCCCGTCCAAACCAGCAAGACGCTGgcaccatcctcctcctcttcttcctcctcctcgggGGCAGAAACGCCCAAGCAGGCTTTCTTTCATCTTTACCATCCGCTGGGGTCACAGCACCCTTTCTCTGCCGGAGGGGTTGGGCGAAGCCACaaacccacccctgccccctccccagccctgcccggcGGCACAGATCAGCTGATGGCCTCACCTCATCTGGCATTCCCAGGCACCACGGGACTACTGGCAGCACAGTGTCTTGGGGCAGCTCGAGGCCTTGAGGCTACTGCCTCCCCAGGGCTCCTGAAGCCAAAGAACGGAAGTGGCGAGCTGGGCTACGGGGAAGTGATGGGTCCCTTGGAGAAGCCCGGTGGACGGCACAAGTGCCGCTTCTGTGCCAAAGTATTTGGCAGTGACAGCGCCCTGCAGATCCACCTGCGTTCCCACACAGGTGAGAGGCCCTATAAGTGTAACGTCTGCGGCAACCGCTTTACCACCCGCGGCAACCTCAAAGTGCATTTTCACCGGCATCGCGAGAAGTACCCGCACGTGCAGATGAACCCTCACCCGGTGCCCGAGCACCTAGACTACGTCATCACCAGCAGCGGCCTGCCCTATGGTATGTCCGTGCCGCCGGAGAAGGCCGAGGAGGAGGTGGCCGTGCCCGGTGGAGGTGTGGAACGCAAGCCTCTGGTGGCCTCCGCCGCAGCACTCAGCGCCACCGAGAGCCTCACGCTGCTGTCCACGGGCGCGGGCGCAGCCGCGGCTCCTGCGCTGCCTGCTTTCAACAAGTTTGTGCTCATGAAGGCAGTAGAGCCAAAGAGTAAAGCGGATGAAAATACCCCTCCGGGGAGTGAGGGCTCAGCCATCACCGGGGTGGCAGAAAGTGGCACAGCAGCCCGAATGCAGCTGAGTAAGCTGGTGACGTCGCTCCCCAGCTGGGCGCTGCTTACCAACCACTTTAAGTCCACAGGGAGCTTCCCCTTCCCCTACGTGCTGGAGCCCCTGGGGGCCTCACCCTCCGAGACCTCGAAGCTGCAGCAACTGGTAGAGAAGATTGACCGGCAAGGAGCTGTGGCCGTGGCCTCTAGCGCCTCGGGAGCCCCCACCGCCTCGGCGCCCGCGACCTCGTCCGCCGCCTCGTCGGGACCTAACCAGTGTGTCATCTGCCTCCGGGTGCTGAGCTGTCCTCGCGCGCTGCGCCTGCACTATGGGCAACACGGAGGTGAGCGGCCCTTCAAATGCAAAGTGTGTGGCCGAGCTTTCTCCACCCGGGGCAACCTGCGCGCGCACTTCGTGGGCCACAAGGCCAGCCCAGCCGCCCGGGCCCAGAACTCGTGCCCCATCTGCCAGAAGAAGTTCACCAACGCTGTCACTCTGCAGCAGCACGTTCGGATGCACCTGGGGGGCCAGATCCCCAACGGCGGTACCACGCTCTCCGAAGGCGGGGGAGCTGCCCCGGAAAATGGCGCGGAGCAGCCCACAGTCTCGGGCCCGGGGAGTTTCCCCCAGCAGCCGTCCCAGCAGCCGTCCCCGGAAGAGGAGTTGtctgaagaggaggaggaggacgaggaagaggaggaagatgtgACTGATGAAGATTCCCTGGCAGGGAGAGGCTCAGAGAGTGGAGGCGAGAAGGCAATATCCGTGCGAGGTGACTCAGAAGAGGCTtcgggggcagaggaggaagtggggacCGTGGGGaccacggcggcggcggcggcggcggcggcagtaGCCACCGCCGGGAAGGAGATGGAAAGCAATGAGAAAGTGATTCAACAGCCTtccctgccgccgccgccgccaccgccgcccccGCCGGCCAACAGCCTGGATCAAACACagcccatggagcagggaggcGGTGATGTCGCCGGAGGCATGGAAGCGGGGGCCAGAGCGGAGAGGAGCTCGAGCCCAACGGCAGCACTCAGCCGGGAAGGGGAAGGCAGCGGCAGCGCCTCGGTGGAGCTGAGCATGCAGGAGGCCATGAGAAAGGAGCCGGGCGAGAGCAGTAGCAGAAAGGCCTGCGAGGTGTGTGGTCAGAGCTTTGCCACGCAGGCAGCCCTGGAGGAGCATCAGAAGACCCACCCCAAGGAGGGGCCGCTCTTCACTTGTGTTTTCTGCAGGCAGAGCTTTCTCGAGCGGGCTATCCTCAAGAAGCATATGCTGCTGGCTCACCACCAG GTGCACCTGAGCACCCACATTTGGAATTGCAGCCCAGCCCGAAGGGGCCGGCAGCTGTCTCTGGAGGGCCCAGTGCCACTCCTCTCTGGTGACCAGGTCAACCTGCAGGACTTCCTATCCCAGGACATTCCTGTCCAACTGGTGAGGGTAGGTCCCCTGTCTTTCTGGAACCAGTACACAGCTTTCCTGTCAAGTGACCTGCCCACCAAGCCCCGGAGTTCCAGCTCCGCCTCCACTACCACTTTAGGCCTGGCGCCACCAGTGCTGTTTGGCCTGGGAACTGTGGCTGGGAACGTGCCTCCAGCAATGGGATCCAGAGAGGCCAAGGAGAAGAGAGCCCCCCTCTTCCTATTTCGGTCTCCTGCATCCAGGGCAGTGCCTAAGAAGCCCACCATAGAAGAAAAGTAG
- the SALL2 gene encoding sal-like protein 2 isoform X2, with protein sequence MAHETGRSSRLGGPCGEPAELGGDASEEDHPQVCAKCCAQFTDPTEFLAHQNACSTDPPVMVIIGGQENPNNSSTSSESRAEGQNSSQVMEVEHSNPPDSGSSVPTDPSWGPERRVEESAGHFLVAATGTAAGGGGGLILASPKLGATPLPPESTPAPPPPPPPPPPPGVGSGHLNIPLILEELRVLQQRQIHQMQMTEQICRQVLLLGSLGQTVGTPASPSELPGTGTASSTKPLLPLFSPIKPVQTSKTLAPSSSSSSSSSGAETPKQAFFHLYHPLGSQHPFSAGGVGRSHKPTPAPSPALPGGTDQLMASPHLAFPGTTGLLAAQCLGAARGLEATASPGLLKPKNGSGELGYGEVMGPLEKPGGRHKCRFCAKVFGSDSALQIHLRSHTGERPYKCNVCGNRFTTRGNLKVHFHRHREKYPHVQMNPHPVPEHLDYVITSSGLPYGMSVPPEKAEEEVAVPGGGVERKPLVASAAALSATESLTLLSTGAGAAAAPALPAFNKFVLMKAVEPKSKADENTPPGSEGSAITGVAESGTAARMQLSKLVTSLPSWALLTNHFKSTGSFPFPYVLEPLGASPSETSKLQQLVEKIDRQGAVAVASSASGAPTASAPATSSAASSGPNQCVICLRVLSCPRALRLHYGQHGGERPFKCKVCGRAFSTRGNLRAHFVGHKASPAARAQNSCPICQKKFTNAVTLQQHVRMHLGGQIPNGGTTLSEGGGAAPENGAEQPTVSGPGSFPQQPSQQPSPEEELSEEEEEDEEEEEDVTDEDSLAGRGSESGGEKAISVRGDSEEASGAEEEVGTVGTTAAAAAAAAVATAGKEMESNEKVIQQPSLPPPPPPPPPPANSLDQTQPMEQGGGDVAGGMEAGARAERSSSPTAALSREGEGSGSASVELSMQEAMRKEPGESSSRKACEVCGQSFATQAALEEHQKTHPKEGPLFTCVFCRQSFLERAILKKHMLLAHHQVHLSTHIWNCSPARRGRQLSLEGPVPLLSGDQVNLQDFLSQDIPVQLVRVGPLSFWNQYTAFLSSDLPTKPRSSSSASTTTLGLAPPVLFGLGTVAGNVPPAMGSREAKEKRAPLFLFRSPASRAVPKKPTIEEK encoded by the exons ATGGCGCACGAAACCGGGAGGAGCTCTCGTCTCGGGGGGCCCTGCGGGGAGCCGGCGGAGCTTGGAG GTGATGCTAGCGAGGAGGACCACCCCCAAGTCTGTGCCAAGTGCTGCGCACAATTCACTGACCCAACTGAATTCCTCGCCCACCAGAATGCATGTTCTACTGACCCCCCTGTAATGGTGATAATTGGGGGCCAGGAGAACCCCAACAACTCTTCGACCTCTTCTGAATCCCGGGCGGAGGGCCAAAATAGTTCCCAGGTCATGGAGGTAGAGCACAGCAACCCCCCGGATTCTGGGTCTTCAGTGCCCACAGATCCCTCCTGGGGCCCAGAGCGGAGAGTAGAGGAGTCTGCGGGGCACTTCCTGGTGGCTGCCACAGGTACAGCagctgggggaggcgggggccTGATCTTGGCGAGTCCCAAGCTGGGCGCAACCCCATTACCTCCAGAATCTACCCCTGCacccccccctcctcctcctccacctccgcCCCCAGGGGTAGGCAGCGGCCACTTGAACATCCCTCTGATCTTGGAAGAGCTCCGGGTGCTGCAGCAGCGCCAGATCCACCAGATGCAGATGACTGAGCAAATCTGCCGCCAGGTGCTGCTGCTTGGCTCCTTAGGCCAGACAGTGGGCACCCCTGCCAGTCCCTCAGAGTTACCTGGGACGGGGACTGCCTCCTCCACCAAGCCCCTGCTTCCCCTCTTCAGCCCCATCAAGCCCGTCCAAACCAGCAAGACGCTGgcaccatcctcctcctcttcttcctcctcctcgggGGCAGAAACGCCCAAGCAGGCTTTCTTTCATCTTTACCATCCGCTGGGGTCACAGCACCCTTTCTCTGCCGGAGGGGTTGGGCGAAGCCACaaacccacccctgccccctccccagccctgcccggcGGCACAGATCAGCTGATGGCCTCACCTCATCTGGCATTCCCAGGCACCACGGGACTACTGGCAGCACAGTGTCTTGGGGCAGCTCGAGGCCTTGAGGCTACTGCCTCCCCAGGGCTCCTGAAGCCAAAGAACGGAAGTGGCGAGCTGGGCTACGGGGAAGTGATGGGTCCCTTGGAGAAGCCCGGTGGACGGCACAAGTGCCGCTTCTGTGCCAAAGTATTTGGCAGTGACAGCGCCCTGCAGATCCACCTGCGTTCCCACACAGGTGAGAGGCCCTATAAGTGTAACGTCTGCGGCAACCGCTTTACCACCCGCGGCAACCTCAAAGTGCATTTTCACCGGCATCGCGAGAAGTACCCGCACGTGCAGATGAACCCTCACCCGGTGCCCGAGCACCTAGACTACGTCATCACCAGCAGCGGCCTGCCCTATGGTATGTCCGTGCCGCCGGAGAAGGCCGAGGAGGAGGTGGCCGTGCCCGGTGGAGGTGTGGAACGCAAGCCTCTGGTGGCCTCCGCCGCAGCACTCAGCGCCACCGAGAGCCTCACGCTGCTGTCCACGGGCGCGGGCGCAGCCGCGGCTCCTGCGCTGCCTGCTTTCAACAAGTTTGTGCTCATGAAGGCAGTAGAGCCAAAGAGTAAAGCGGATGAAAATACCCCTCCGGGGAGTGAGGGCTCAGCCATCACCGGGGTGGCAGAAAGTGGCACAGCAGCCCGAATGCAGCTGAGTAAGCTGGTGACGTCGCTCCCCAGCTGGGCGCTGCTTACCAACCACTTTAAGTCCACAGGGAGCTTCCCCTTCCCCTACGTGCTGGAGCCCCTGGGGGCCTCACCCTCCGAGACCTCGAAGCTGCAGCAACTGGTAGAGAAGATTGACCGGCAAGGAGCTGTGGCCGTGGCCTCTAGCGCCTCGGGAGCCCCCACCGCCTCGGCGCCCGCGACCTCGTCCGCCGCCTCGTCGGGACCTAACCAGTGTGTCATCTGCCTCCGGGTGCTGAGCTGTCCTCGCGCGCTGCGCCTGCACTATGGGCAACACGGAGGTGAGCGGCCCTTCAAATGCAAAGTGTGTGGCCGAGCTTTCTCCACCCGGGGCAACCTGCGCGCGCACTTCGTGGGCCACAAGGCCAGCCCAGCCGCCCGGGCCCAGAACTCGTGCCCCATCTGCCAGAAGAAGTTCACCAACGCTGTCACTCTGCAGCAGCACGTTCGGATGCACCTGGGGGGCCAGATCCCCAACGGCGGTACCACGCTCTCCGAAGGCGGGGGAGCTGCCCCGGAAAATGGCGCGGAGCAGCCCACAGTCTCGGGCCCGGGGAGTTTCCCCCAGCAGCCGTCCCAGCAGCCGTCCCCGGAAGAGGAGTTGtctgaagaggaggaggaggacgaggaagaggaggaagatgtgACTGATGAAGATTCCCTGGCAGGGAGAGGCTCAGAGAGTGGAGGCGAGAAGGCAATATCCGTGCGAGGTGACTCAGAAGAGGCTtcgggggcagaggaggaagtggggacCGTGGGGaccacggcggcggcggcggcggcggcggcagtaGCCACCGCCGGGAAGGAGATGGAAAGCAATGAGAAAGTGATTCAACAGCCTtccctgccgccgccgccgccaccgccgcccccGCCGGCCAACAGCCTGGATCAAACACagcccatggagcagggaggcGGTGATGTCGCCGGAGGCATGGAAGCGGGGGCCAGAGCGGAGAGGAGCTCGAGCCCAACGGCAGCACTCAGCCGGGAAGGGGAAGGCAGCGGCAGCGCCTCGGTGGAGCTGAGCATGCAGGAGGCCATGAGAAAGGAGCCGGGCGAGAGCAGTAGCAGAAAGGCCTGCGAGGTGTGTGGTCAGAGCTTTGCCACGCAGGCAGCCCTGGAGGAGCATCAGAAGACCCACCCCAAGGAGGGGCCGCTCTTCACTTGTGTTTTCTGCAGGCAGAGCTTTCTCGAGCGGGCTATCCTCAAGAAGCATATGCTGCTGGCTCACCACCAG GTGCACCTGAGCACCCACATTTGGAATTGCAGCCCAGCCCGAAGGGGCCGGCAGCTGTCTCTGGAGGGCCCAGTGCCACTCCTCTCTGGTGACCAGGTCAACCTGCAGGACTTCCTATCCCAGGACATTCCTGTCCAACTGGTGAGGGTAGGTCCCCTGTCTTTCTGGAACCAGTACACAGCTTTCCTGTCAAGTGACCTGCCCACCAAGCCCCGGAGTTCCAGCTCCGCCTCCACTACCACTTTAGGCCTGGCGCCACCAGTGCTGTTTGGCCTGGGAACTGTGGCTGGGAACGTGCCTCCAGCAATGGGATCCAGAGAGGCCAAGGAGAAGAGAGCCCCCCTCTTCCTATTTCGGTCTCCTGCATCCAGGGCAGTGCCTAAGAAGCCCACCATAGAAGAAAAGTAG
- the SALL2 gene encoding sal-like protein 2 isoform X3 encodes MVIIGGQENPNNSSTSSESRAEGQNSSQVMEVEHSNPPDSGSSVPTDPSWGPERRVEESAGHFLVAATGTAAGGGGGLILASPKLGATPLPPESTPAPPPPPPPPPPPGVGSGHLNIPLILEELRVLQQRQIHQMQMTEQICRQVLLLGSLGQTVGTPASPSELPGTGTASSTKPLLPLFSPIKPVQTSKTLAPSSSSSSSSSGAETPKQAFFHLYHPLGSQHPFSAGGVGRSHKPTPAPSPALPGGTDQLMASPHLAFPGTTGLLAAQCLGAARGLEATASPGLLKPKNGSGELGYGEVMGPLEKPGGRHKCRFCAKVFGSDSALQIHLRSHTGERPYKCNVCGNRFTTRGNLKVHFHRHREKYPHVQMNPHPVPEHLDYVITSSGLPYGMSVPPEKAEEEVAVPGGGVERKPLVASAAALSATESLTLLSTGAGAAAAPALPAFNKFVLMKAVEPKSKADENTPPGSEGSAITGVAESGTAARMQLSKLVTSLPSWALLTNHFKSTGSFPFPYVLEPLGASPSETSKLQQLVEKIDRQGAVAVASSASGAPTASAPATSSAASSGPNQCVICLRVLSCPRALRLHYGQHGGERPFKCKVCGRAFSTRGNLRAHFVGHKASPAARAQNSCPICQKKFTNAVTLQQHVRMHLGGQIPNGGTTLSEGGGAAPENGAEQPTVSGPGSFPQQPSQQPSPEEELSEEEEEDEEEEEDVTDEDSLAGRGSESGGEKAISVRGDSEEASGAEEEVGTVGTTAAAAAAAAVATAGKEMESNEKVIQQPSLPPPPPPPPPPANSLDQTQPMEQGGGDVAGGMEAGARAERSSSPTAALSREGEGSGSASVELSMQEAMRKEPGESSSRKACEVCGQSFATQAALEEHQKTHPKEGPLFTCVFCRQSFLERAILKKHMLLAHHQVHLSTHIWNCSPARRGRQLSLEGPVPLLSGDQVNLQDFLSQDIPVQLVRVGPLSFWNQYTAFLSSDLPTKPRSSSSASTTTLGLAPPVLFGLGTVAGNVPPAMGSREAKEKRAPLFLFRSPASRAVPKKPTIEEK; translated from the exons ATGGTGATAATTGGGGGCCAGGAGAACCCCAACAACTCTTCGACCTCTTCTGAATCCCGGGCGGAGGGCCAAAATAGTTCCCAGGTCATGGAGGTAGAGCACAGCAACCCCCCGGATTCTGGGTCTTCAGTGCCCACAGATCCCTCCTGGGGCCCAGAGCGGAGAGTAGAGGAGTCTGCGGGGCACTTCCTGGTGGCTGCCACAGGTACAGCagctgggggaggcgggggccTGATCTTGGCGAGTCCCAAGCTGGGCGCAACCCCATTACCTCCAGAATCTACCCCTGCacccccccctcctcctcctccacctccgcCCCCAGGGGTAGGCAGCGGCCACTTGAACATCCCTCTGATCTTGGAAGAGCTCCGGGTGCTGCAGCAGCGCCAGATCCACCAGATGCAGATGACTGAGCAAATCTGCCGCCAGGTGCTGCTGCTTGGCTCCTTAGGCCAGACAGTGGGCACCCCTGCCAGTCCCTCAGAGTTACCTGGGACGGGGACTGCCTCCTCCACCAAGCCCCTGCTTCCCCTCTTCAGCCCCATCAAGCCCGTCCAAACCAGCAAGACGCTGgcaccatcctcctcctcttcttcctcctcctcgggGGCAGAAACGCCCAAGCAGGCTTTCTTTCATCTTTACCATCCGCTGGGGTCACAGCACCCTTTCTCTGCCGGAGGGGTTGGGCGAAGCCACaaacccacccctgccccctccccagccctgcccggcGGCACAGATCAGCTGATGGCCTCACCTCATCTGGCATTCCCAGGCACCACGGGACTACTGGCAGCACAGTGTCTTGGGGCAGCTCGAGGCCTTGAGGCTACTGCCTCCCCAGGGCTCCTGAAGCCAAAGAACGGAAGTGGCGAGCTGGGCTACGGGGAAGTGATGGGTCCCTTGGAGAAGCCCGGTGGACGGCACAAGTGCCGCTTCTGTGCCAAAGTATTTGGCAGTGACAGCGCCCTGCAGATCCACCTGCGTTCCCACACAGGTGAGAGGCCCTATAAGTGTAACGTCTGCGGCAACCGCTTTACCACCCGCGGCAACCTCAAAGTGCATTTTCACCGGCATCGCGAGAAGTACCCGCACGTGCAGATGAACCCTCACCCGGTGCCCGAGCACCTAGACTACGTCATCACCAGCAGCGGCCTGCCCTATGGTATGTCCGTGCCGCCGGAGAAGGCCGAGGAGGAGGTGGCCGTGCCCGGTGGAGGTGTGGAACGCAAGCCTCTGGTGGCCTCCGCCGCAGCACTCAGCGCCACCGAGAGCCTCACGCTGCTGTCCACGGGCGCGGGCGCAGCCGCGGCTCCTGCGCTGCCTGCTTTCAACAAGTTTGTGCTCATGAAGGCAGTAGAGCCAAAGAGTAAAGCGGATGAAAATACCCCTCCGGGGAGTGAGGGCTCAGCCATCACCGGGGTGGCAGAAAGTGGCACAGCAGCCCGAATGCAGCTGAGTAAGCTGGTGACGTCGCTCCCCAGCTGGGCGCTGCTTACCAACCACTTTAAGTCCACAGGGAGCTTCCCCTTCCCCTACGTGCTGGAGCCCCTGGGGGCCTCACCCTCCGAGACCTCGAAGCTGCAGCAACTGGTAGAGAAGATTGACCGGCAAGGAGCTGTGGCCGTGGCCTCTAGCGCCTCGGGAGCCCCCACCGCCTCGGCGCCCGCGACCTCGTCCGCCGCCTCGTCGGGACCTAACCAGTGTGTCATCTGCCTCCGGGTGCTGAGCTGTCCTCGCGCGCTGCGCCTGCACTATGGGCAACACGGAGGTGAGCGGCCCTTCAAATGCAAAGTGTGTGGCCGAGCTTTCTCCACCCGGGGCAACCTGCGCGCGCACTTCGTGGGCCACAAGGCCAGCCCAGCCGCCCGGGCCCAGAACTCGTGCCCCATCTGCCAGAAGAAGTTCACCAACGCTGTCACTCTGCAGCAGCACGTTCGGATGCACCTGGGGGGCCAGATCCCCAACGGCGGTACCACGCTCTCCGAAGGCGGGGGAGCTGCCCCGGAAAATGGCGCGGAGCAGCCCACAGTCTCGGGCCCGGGGAGTTTCCCCCAGCAGCCGTCCCAGCAGCCGTCCCCGGAAGAGGAGTTGtctgaagaggaggaggaggacgaggaagaggaggaagatgtgACTGATGAAGATTCCCTGGCAGGGAGAGGCTCAGAGAGTGGAGGCGAGAAGGCAATATCCGTGCGAGGTGACTCAGAAGAGGCTtcgggggcagaggaggaagtggggacCGTGGGGaccacggcggcggcggcggcggcggcggcagtaGCCACCGCCGGGAAGGAGATGGAAAGCAATGAGAAAGTGATTCAACAGCCTtccctgccgccgccgccgccaccgccgcccccGCCGGCCAACAGCCTGGATCAAACACagcccatggagcagggaggcGGTGATGTCGCCGGAGGCATGGAAGCGGGGGCCAGAGCGGAGAGGAGCTCGAGCCCAACGGCAGCACTCAGCCGGGAAGGGGAAGGCAGCGGCAGCGCCTCGGTGGAGCTGAGCATGCAGGAGGCCATGAGAAAGGAGCCGGGCGAGAGCAGTAGCAGAAAGGCCTGCGAGGTGTGTGGTCAGAGCTTTGCCACGCAGGCAGCCCTGGAGGAGCATCAGAAGACCCACCCCAAGGAGGGGCCGCTCTTCACTTGTGTTTTCTGCAGGCAGAGCTTTCTCGAGCGGGCTATCCTCAAGAAGCATATGCTGCTGGCTCACCACCAG GTGCACCTGAGCACCCACATTTGGAATTGCAGCCCAGCCCGAAGGGGCCGGCAGCTGTCTCTGGAGGGCCCAGTGCCACTCCTCTCTGGTGACCAGGTCAACCTGCAGGACTTCCTATCCCAGGACATTCCTGTCCAACTGGTGAGGGTAGGTCCCCTGTCTTTCTGGAACCAGTACACAGCTTTCCTGTCAAGTGACCTGCCCACCAAGCCCCGGAGTTCCAGCTCCGCCTCCACTACCACTTTAGGCCTGGCGCCACCAGTGCTGTTTGGCCTGGGAACTGTGGCTGGGAACGTGCCTCCAGCAATGGGATCCAGAGAGGCCAAGGAGAAGAGAGCCCCCCTCTTCCTATTTCGGTCTCCTGCATCCAGGGCAGTGCCTAAGAAGCCCACCATAGAAGAAAAGTAG